One region of Oryzias latipes chromosome 6, ASM223467v1 genomic DNA includes:
- the LOC101165634 gene encoding tripartite motif-containing protein 16-like, whose amino-acid sequence MAQKGADVDEESFCCSICLDLLKDPVTIPCGHSYCMKCLQGFWDTEEKVPSCPQCRKTFTPRPVLVKSFTLAALVEQRKKSGLQAAPAGLCYAGPEDVVCDVCTGRKLKAIKSCLSCLASYCEEHLQPHLKAAALKKHKLVEPSKNLQENICSRHDEVMKMFCRTDQKSICYLCSVEEHRGHDTVSAAAERTEKQRELEESQQQIQQRIQDREKEVKLLQRELEAINHSADQSVEDSEKIFTEMIRLLQKRSRDVEQQIRSQQQTEVRRVKGLQEELEQDMAELKRRDAELKQLWLTEDHSHFLLNYPSLPPLSESTPSASIHVRPLTYFEDVTAAVSELRDELQDILREEWTNISPTVSLVDVLLSEPESKSRADFLRYSRQITLDPNTAYRQLLLSKKNRKVKYMRKPWCDSGHPDRFTYYPLVLSRESLTGRCYWEVEWRGEPICVAVAYDNISRSGRESEFGFNDKSWSLDCSSNRFSFYHDSIATSISAPGSSRVGVDLDHRAGVLSFYSVSGSMTLLHRVQTTFTQPLHVGLWVGSGSTAELCKVN is encoded by the coding sequence ATGGCGCAGAAAGGAGCAGATGTGGATGAAGAAAGCTTCTGCTGTtccatctgtctggatctgCTGAAGGATCCGGTGACTATTCCCTGTGGACACAGCTACTGCATGAAGTGTCTTCAAGGATTCTGGGATACAGAGGAGAAAGTCCCCAGCTGTCCTCAGTGCAGGAAGACCTTCACACCGAGGCCTGTTCTGGTGAAAAGTTTCACGTTAGCAGCTTTAGTGGAGCAGCGGAAGAAGAGCGGACTCCAAGCTGCTCCTGCTGGTCTCTGCTATGCTGGACCTGAAGATGTGGTCTGTGACGTCTGCActggaagaaaactgaaagccATCAAGTCCTGCTTGAGCTGTCTGGCCTCTTACTGTGAAGAACACCTTCAGCCTCATCTGAAAGCAGCTGCATTGAAAAAACACAAGCTGGTGGAACCCTCCAAGAATCTGCAGGAGAACATCTGCTCCCGTcatgatgaggtgatgaagatgttcTGTCGCACTGATCAGAAGAGCATCTGttatctctgctctgtggaagaacacagaGGCCACGACACagtctcagctgcagcagaaaggactgagaagcagagagagctggaggagagtcAGCAACAAATCCAGCAGAGAATCCAGGACAGAGAGAAAGAGGTGAAGCTGCTTCAACGGGAGCTGGAGGCCATCAATCACTCTGCTGATCAAAGCGTGGAGGACAGTGAGAAGATCTTCACTGAGATGATCCGTCTCCTCCAGAAAAGAAGCCGTGATGTGGAGCAGCAGATCAGATCCCAGCAGCAAACTGAAGTGAGGCGAGTCAAAGGTcttcaggaggagctggagcaggacatggctgagctgaagaggagagacgcTGAGCTGAAGCAGCTCTGGCTCACAGAGGATCACAGCCACTTTCTGCTCAACTACCCCTCACTGCCCCCACTCAGTGAGTCCACCCCCTCAGCCAGCATCCATGTCCGTCCTCTGACATACTTTGAGGATGTGACAGCAGCTGTGTCAGAGCTCAGAGACGAACTGCAGGACATTCTGAGAGAGGAATGGACAAACATCTCACCGACGGTTTCTCTTGTGGACGTTTTACTGTCAGAACCAGAATCAAAGAGCAGAGCTGACTTCCTCAGATATTCACGTCAAATCACACTGGATCCAAACACAGCATACAGACAACTGTTACTGTCAAAGAAGAACAGAAAGGTGAAATATATGAGAAAACCTTGGTGTGATTCTGGTCATCCAGACAGATTTACTTATTATCCTCTGGTTCTGAGTAGAGAGAGTCTGACTGGACGTTGTTACTGGGAGGTGGAGTGGAGAGGAGAACCTATTTGTGTAGCAGTCGCATACGACAACATCAGCAGGTCTGGAAGAGAAAgtgaatttggttttaatgATAAATCTTGGTCATTAGATTGTTCTTCAAACAGGTTCTCATTTTACCACGACAGCATAGCAACCTCCATCTCAGCTCCTGGTTCCTCCAGAGTAGGAGTGGACCTGGATCACAGAGCAGGTGTTCTGTCCTTCTACAGCGTCTCTGGAAGCATGACtctcctccacagagtccagacCACTTTCACTCAGCCGCTCCATGTTGGACTGTGGGTGGGTTCTGGATCCACAGCAGAGTTGTGTAAAGTGAACTAG